One window of the Herbiconiux sp. L3-i23 genome contains the following:
- a CDS encoding HAD family hydrolase produces the protein MRPAVVLFDLDDTLFRHREAVDDAATATVRLLDDAASDEVIAAELVRWRDLEEHHYHRYLGGEIGFEDQRRARARDFAAAYGIDLVDDVSASTWWADYMERYRSAWRLHDDALPCLDDLGRRFPAVRFGLITNGELAFQTAKVDAVALANRMDHVVASGEFGAVKPDPAIFLHACSLFAADPDDCVYVGDRLRTDALGAAAAGLTGVWLDRRGERDHAAPDELARVRVIGSLTQLGETLETRER, from the coding sequence GTGAGGCCGGCGGTCGTCCTCTTCGACCTCGACGACACCCTGTTCCGGCACCGCGAAGCGGTCGACGATGCGGCGACGGCAACGGTGCGGTTGCTCGACGACGCGGCCTCCGACGAGGTCATCGCGGCTGAGCTGGTGCGCTGGCGCGACCTGGAGGAGCATCATTACCACCGCTATCTCGGCGGTGAGATCGGTTTCGAGGACCAGCGCCGCGCCCGCGCACGAGACTTCGCCGCCGCCTACGGGATCGACCTCGTCGATGATGTCTCGGCGAGCACGTGGTGGGCGGACTACATGGAGCGGTATCGCTCCGCCTGGCGCCTGCACGATGACGCACTCCCCTGCCTGGACGACCTGGGGCGTCGCTTCCCCGCGGTGCGGTTCGGGTTGATCACGAACGGCGAGCTCGCGTTCCAGACCGCGAAGGTCGACGCCGTCGCCCTCGCGAACCGCATGGACCACGTCGTGGCCTCGGGCGAGTTCGGTGCCGTGAAGCCGGATCCGGCGATCTTCCTGCACGCCTGCTCGCTCTTCGCGGCCGACCCGGACGACTGCGTCTACGTCGGCGACCGGCTGCGCACCGATGCCCTCGGCGCGGCGGCCGCGGGACTCACCGGAGTGTGGCTCGACCGCCGCGGCGAGCGCGACCACGCGGCGCCCGACGAGCTGGCACGCGTGCGGGTGATCGGCTCCCTCACCCAGCTGGGCGAGACGCTGGAGACGCGGGAACGCTGA
- a CDS encoding GNAT family N-acetyltransferase has translation MRPTLLRSARLVLDQPTSRDVDDIALYCSDPLFDRFMALPNPYRRDDAEHWVTTSVPTGWENGSEFSWAIREHEGGPLIGAIGSRVRLQDVGYWMGEPFRRRGYMTEALRTVTTWLRAHGTSRVHWECVVGNVASARAARAAGYLFTGTAPSTVVFHDGSRPLSWHGEHGVPAAETLPWPAEVAGPAVTGRAEVER, from the coding sequence ATGCGGCCGACGCTCCTGCGCAGTGCTCGGCTGGTCCTCGACCAGCCGACGAGCCGGGACGTCGACGACATCGCCCTCTACTGCAGCGATCCGCTGTTCGACCGGTTCATGGCCCTGCCGAACCCGTACCGACGGGACGACGCGGAGCACTGGGTGACGACGAGTGTGCCGACGGGCTGGGAGAACGGCTCCGAGTTCAGTTGGGCCATCCGGGAGCACGAGGGCGGGCCCCTGATCGGTGCGATCGGCTCGCGTGTCCGCCTGCAGGATGTGGGCTACTGGATGGGTGAGCCGTTCCGCCGCCGTGGCTACATGACCGAGGCGCTGCGCACGGTGACGACCTGGCTGCGCGCGCACGGCACGTCTCGGGTGCATTGGGAATGCGTGGTCGGCAACGTGGCGTCGGCGCGCGCCGCCCGAGCAGCCGGCTACCTGTTCACCGGCACCGCGCCGAGCACCGTCGTCTTCCACGACGGGTCGAGGCCGCTGTCCTGGCACGGCGAGCACGGCGTCCCCGCCGCCGAGACCCTCCCTTGGCCGGCCGAGGTGGCGGGCCCTGCGGTGACCGGGCGTGCAGAGGTCGAGCGGTGA
- the trpS gene encoding tryptophan--tRNA ligase, with the protein MSSPAKPRLFSGMQPSADSLQIGNYIGALQQWQKMQESHDAIFCVVDLHALTVAQEPAELREQIRRTAAQYIAAGIDPEKSTLFVQSHVPAHTELAWTLNTVTGFGEASRMTQFKDKSAKQGTDAASVGLFAYPILMAADILLYDTKDVPVGDDQRQHIELTRDLAARFNSRFGHTFQIPDAMIQAESARIYDLQNPTAKMSKSAASDAGVVWLLDEPSKTAKKIRSAVTDTGREIVFDRENKPGVSNLLTILSAFDGTSVPELQERYEGKGYGDLKKDVADAVVAVFEPVRARALELLDDPAELDRVLAGAADRANEIAEAKLATVYDRIGLLPRRRR; encoded by the coding sequence GTGAGTTCTCCCGCCAAGCCCCGCCTGTTCTCCGGCATGCAGCCGAGCGCCGACTCGTTGCAGATCGGCAACTACATCGGGGCGCTGCAGCAGTGGCAGAAGATGCAGGAGAGCCACGACGCGATCTTCTGCGTCGTCGACCTGCACGCCCTCACCGTCGCCCAGGAGCCCGCGGAGCTGCGCGAGCAGATCCGCCGCACGGCCGCGCAGTACATCGCCGCGGGGATCGACCCCGAGAAGTCGACGCTGTTCGTGCAGTCGCACGTGCCGGCGCACACCGAGCTCGCCTGGACCCTCAACACCGTCACCGGTTTCGGCGAGGCGAGCCGGATGACGCAGTTCAAGGACAAGTCGGCCAAGCAGGGCACCGACGCCGCCTCGGTCGGACTCTTCGCCTACCCCATCTTGATGGCGGCCGACATCCTGCTCTACGACACCAAAGACGTTCCGGTCGGCGACGACCAGCGTCAGCACATCGAGCTCACCCGTGACCTCGCCGCCCGCTTCAACAGCCGGTTCGGCCACACGTTCCAGATCCCGGACGCGATGATCCAGGCGGAGTCGGCGCGCATCTACGACCTGCAGAATCCCACCGCGAAGATGAGCAAGTCGGCGGCGTCCGACGCCGGCGTCGTCTGGCTGCTCGACGAGCCGTCGAAGACCGCGAAGAAGATCCGCTCGGCCGTCACCGACACGGGTCGCGAGATCGTCTTCGACCGCGAGAACAAGCCGGGCGTCTCGAACCTGCTGACGATCCTCTCCGCCTTCGACGGCACCTCGGTGCCCGAACTGCAGGAGCGGTACGAGGGCAAGGGGTACGGCGACCTGAAGAAGGACGTCGCGGACGCGGTCGTCGCCGTGTTCGAACCGGTCCGCGCCCGCGCTCTCGAGCTGCTCGACGACCCCGCCGAGCTCGACCGTGTGCTCGCCGGCGCGGCGGACCGCGCGAACGAGATCGCCGAGGCCAAGCTCGCGACCGTCTACGACCGCATCGGCCTGCTCCCCCGCCGACGCCGCTGA
- a CDS encoding exodeoxyribonuclease III, giving the protein MPTPQRLRIATINANGIRAAYRRGMADWLGSRDVDILAIQEVRASTEDLEELLGPEWNILHDAASAKGRAGVAIASRDKAHIHRVAIGEDDFDTAGRWLEADYEIGGRVITVVSAYVHSGEADTPKQVEKYAFLDAMERRLPEIAAHSEFAVVLGDLNVGHRTLDIKNWKGNVKRAGFLPDERAYFDRFVGAEDADDYNAGGGLGWVDVGRKWAGEADGPYTWWSWRGKAFDNDSGWRIDYQLATKALADTVVDYAVDRAATYDARFSDHTPVVADYQLP; this is encoded by the coding sequence GTGCCGACACCTCAGAGACTCCGCATCGCCACCATCAACGCCAACGGCATCCGCGCGGCCTACCGACGCGGCATGGCCGACTGGCTCGGCAGCCGGGATGTCGACATCCTCGCCATCCAAGAGGTGCGCGCCTCGACGGAAGACCTCGAAGAGCTGCTCGGTCCCGAGTGGAACATCCTCCACGACGCGGCGAGCGCCAAGGGGCGCGCCGGGGTCGCGATCGCCAGCCGCGACAAGGCGCACATCCACCGCGTCGCGATCGGAGAGGACGACTTCGACACGGCGGGGCGCTGGCTCGAGGCCGACTACGAGATCGGTGGCCGCGTCATCACCGTGGTCAGCGCCTACGTTCATTCCGGTGAGGCCGACACCCCCAAGCAGGTCGAGAAGTACGCGTTCCTCGACGCCATGGAGCGCAGACTCCCCGAGATTGCGGCGCACAGCGAGTTCGCCGTCGTGCTCGGCGACCTCAACGTCGGCCACCGCACCCTCGACATCAAGAACTGGAAGGGCAACGTGAAGCGCGCCGGCTTCCTGCCCGACGAGCGCGCGTACTTCGACCGGTTCGTCGGGGCAGAGGACGCCGATGACTACAACGCCGGCGGCGGCCTCGGTTGGGTCGACGTCGGCCGCAAGTGGGCGGGCGAGGCCGACGGCCCCTACACGTGGTGGTCGTGGCGTGGAAAGGCGTTCGACAACGACAGCGGATGGCGCATCGACTACCAGCTGGCGACGAAGGCACTCGCCGACACCGTCGTCGACTACGCCGTCGATCGCGCGGCCACCTACGACGCCCGCTTCTCGGATCACACCCCGGTCGTCGCGGACTACCAGCTCCCCTAG
- a CDS encoding YihY/virulence factor BrkB family protein: MARDANAQAVKDEDATETAVGAKPTPEAPKTGFAALIAKILALRPVRVFQHYGSEGGALLAAGMTYQAVFALFAALWVAFSVLGFVIAADPTLQQAIFSAIDNAVPGVVGDGGLVDPETLLQTSGLTWTGAIALIGLLLTAVGFLASMRDAIRRIFDLPPSTQPFAVQKAKDLGLALGFGAVILISAIMSVVSTAALGAVFSLFGIDDESLFAVIVARVIGYAIVFAIDLATLAAAYRILSAIKIPPKRLFAGAAIGAAALGVLKAAVTLGLIGGTGSNPLLAGFAILGLMIFLNFVCQALLIAAAWIAVGMKDAGIDPRSLSVEELELEHAEKLEEARRLVAKTNLETAKEQYRSARGVAKWRLARQIKRDARIEAQRREAVPTTSEYSKADKDKIAPPKG, encoded by the coding sequence CGAAGATCCTGGCGCTTCGCCCGGTGCGCGTGTTCCAGCACTACGGCAGCGAGGGCGGAGCCCTGCTCGCCGCGGGCATGACCTACCAAGCGGTGTTCGCGCTCTTCGCGGCGCTGTGGGTGGCCTTCTCAGTGCTCGGCTTCGTGATCGCCGCCGATCCCACGCTGCAGCAGGCGATCTTCAGCGCCATCGACAACGCGGTGCCCGGTGTCGTCGGCGACGGCGGACTCGTGGATCCCGAAACCCTGCTCCAGACCTCCGGCCTCACCTGGACCGGCGCGATCGCCCTCATCGGTCTGCTCCTCACCGCCGTCGGCTTCCTCGCCTCCATGCGCGACGCGATCCGACGCATCTTCGACCTGCCGCCCTCGACCCAGCCGTTCGCGGTCCAGAAGGCGAAAGACCTCGGGCTCGCACTCGGCTTCGGGGCGGTGATCCTGATCTCCGCGATCATGTCGGTCGTGAGCACGGCCGCGCTCGGCGCCGTCTTCTCGCTCTTCGGCATCGACGACGAGTCGCTCTTCGCCGTCATCGTCGCCCGGGTGATCGGTTACGCGATCGTCTTCGCGATCGACCTGGCCACCCTCGCCGCCGCGTACCGGATCCTCTCGGCGATCAAGATCCCGCCGAAACGCCTCTTCGCCGGTGCCGCGATCGGAGCCGCCGCGCTCGGCGTGCTCAAGGCGGCCGTGACTCTGGGCCTCATCGGCGGGACGGGCAGCAATCCGCTGCTGGCCGGGTTCGCGATCCTCGGCCTCATGATCTTCCTCAACTTCGTCTGTCAGGCGCTGCTCATCGCGGCGGCGTGGATCGCGGTCGGCATGAAGGACGCCGGAATCGACCCCCGGTCGCTGTCGGTCGAGGAACTCGAGCTCGAGCACGCGGAGAAGCTCGAGGAGGCCCGCCGGCTCGTGGCGAAGACGAACCTCGAGACCGCGAAGGAGCAGTACCGTTCGGCGCGCGGCGTCGCCAAGTGGCGGCTCGCCCGTCAGATCAAGCGCGACGCCCGCATCGAGGCGCAACGACGGGAAGCCGTCCCGACGACGAGCGAGTACAGCAAGGCCGACAAGGACAAGATCGCTCCCCCGAAGGGCTGA